A genomic segment from Nicotiana tabacum cultivar K326 chromosome 9, ASM71507v2, whole genome shotgun sequence encodes:
- the LOC107769748 gene encoding uncharacterized protein LOC107769748 isoform X2 has translation MAKSKFDLPDDLLSSKDASAGNYDDKSFLVSIDDSKDQAAVDSNIPLSPQWLYVKPSDSKMEMRAPSSLSLGSSADSNQKDAWRSDVPDEKTDWRRPAAETESGRRWREEERETGLLGRRDRRKPDRRAENAPAKETTDARALPASDRWHDVNNRNLGHDTRRDTKWSSRWGPEDKEKEARSEKRIDVDKDEVHSEVQTFGANRTVSERESDTRDKWRPRHRLEGSSGAPGSYRAAPGFGVEKGRVEGSNVGFTMGRGRSSVAILKPSGCAIGAAQFDNSVPGKPSISTHTYCYPRGKILDIYRRQKLEQSFCSLPVNMEEAPPITQLSITEPLAFVVPDSEEEAILNDIWQGKITGSGVMYNSYRKGRSTDNVTEIGDAEFADGKQGILSTDIIDETGDRFPKILKDVEEANVNRLFCGNDVNVILGEGDANHEVQKEKVFEDIARDDILSTNKRADNIGSLKDSSSSQLDHSEIKLPDYAATRHPLFENIEQNVAFDVSAKLPDNSNSIYIMPSDINNSRHSGIENQLERDIPPEELSLYYCDPQGEIQGPFLGVDIISWFEQGFFGTDLLVRVEGAPEDSPFYELGDVMPHLKFGHMYARNTDLPKVDQPAVLEGKLESGLRSSVSELVSSAPLDGLSWPSSDFDGLAAQRFQSKVPDLSYSQSEDFNEFVGQNEETLFPGRPGSRGNPIGKTLRGPTDLSNTNHPISSELMEPRAPSQKDKMHPLGLLWSELEGTSRRNDQIPNVPFSRGGQDQILNPLAARVAPFGSRTESTSTAEMWDAYRRNAPSDPNLYQDAMDAHRLSHMDREPNHFELAEKLLSQQLQQHPHSLLSAHNSHLNEAMLERGASHNSVHHPQVASQIEQDLERVMALQLQHQRQLQLQQHQQMQQQQQFHQQQMLLKEQQQSHARQLLLEQLLQSQMSDTNRAQSRLDATRPNNSLEQVLMKQQILTELQRSHLHPRHTEPSIEHLIQAKLGQMPHQGHQNDLMELLSRAKHGHMHPLAHQILQQEQLHSRQLPVGLRQQLEMEEDRHSGSVWPVDEAGQFLRIPTDAHRSNSGFGPLDFYQQQQIPSPEEHLSHLERNLSVQDRFAHGLYDSGLLLFERSMSLPVGGPGLKMDVANPLVQQQSLEMQDLNSRMQSGAQMAGFSNDVYSQSPHQHLVPNQFHALHPDTIEKHWSKSNGQVPMDWMESRMKQLNLNSEREKKDFDIKQVSEDPSMWMSAGMNDDSSKRLLMELLHPNYGQQSTEQAEMPNGIAHEILSGHVLGTNSANHSINPLLNQDMSQNQTFSVGSFGSTSVLLPQRDLVDERSRVLAGCERLPHKSHSGALAEANPLFSSIGDVFQRHSEARENAVEQAGLAAITGDIPVNILRRPTSLGTGGGNVGLYDDKIGTGDSLPEEPAKERMSAMTSKRPENILLKRPPVSRASSSLEGFSELTSDSLVRGKNPSNAMVSEGGTVEVGGNTANQAPDIVTPGKKDVRFRRTASCSDSDVSETSFSDMVKSSAKKPTAQEAHASESLDGTQGVVRSSSKKKGKKGRQIDPALLGFKVTSNRIMMGEIQRIED, from the exons GAAATGCGTGCACCAAGTTCTCTCTCACTTGGAAGTTCTGCTGATTCAAATCAGAAGGACGCTTGGCGTTCAGATGTGCCTGATGAAAAAACAGATTGGAGAAGACCCGCTGCAGAGACGGAGAGTGGTCGCCGATGGCGTGAAGAAGAGAGGGAAACTGGCTTGCTTGGTAGAAGAGATCGTAGGAAACCAGATCGCCGTGCTGAAAATGCTCCTGCCAAAGAAACCACAGACGCTAGAGCTTTACCTGCTTCTGACAGATGGCACGATGTTAATAATCGCAATTTGGGACATGACACAAGACGTGATACCAAGTGGTCCTCTAGGTGGGGTCCTGAAGACAAAGAAAAGGAAGCACGGAGTGAGAAGAGGATAGATGTAGATAAGGACGAAGTTCATAGTGAGGTTCAAACATTTGGTGCTAACCGTACTGTGTCCGAGCGGGAGTCGGATACTCGAGATAAGTGGAGACCACGGCATAGATTGGAGGGTAGCTCTGGTGCTCCTGGTTCCTATCGTGCTGCTCCAGGATTTGGAGTGGAGAAAGGAAGAGTTGAGGGGTCAAATGTGGGATTTACCATGGGGCGTGGGAGATCTAGTGTGGCTATTTTAAAACCTTCCGGGTGTGCAATTGGGGCTGCACAATTTGACAATTCTGTCCCTGGAAAACCAAGCATCTCAACTCACACATATTGTTATCCGCGGGGGAAGATTTTGGATATATACCGCAGGCAAAAGCTGGAGCAATCTTTTTGTAGCTTGCCTGTAAATATGGAAGAAGCACCCCCTATCACTCAACTAAGTATCACTGAACCATTAGCTTTTGTTGTTCCTGATTCTGAGGAGGAG GCTATCCTTAATGATATATGGCAAGGTAAAATTACTGGTAGTGGTGTGATGTACAATTCTTACAGAAAGGGCCGATCAACGGATAATGTTACAG AAATAGGGGATGCAGAGTTTGCCGATGGAAAACAGGGCATTCTCTCTACAGACATCATTGATGAGACAGGGGATAGGTTtccaaaaatattaaaagatgttgAAGAGGCAAATGTCAATAGGCTTTTCTGTGGAAATGATGTCAATGTCATATTGGGTG AAGGGGATGCAAATCATGAAGTACAAAAAGAGAAAGTTTTTGAAGATATTGCTAGGGATGACATTTTGTCGACCAATAAGAGAGCTGACAACATAGGCAGCTTGAAAGATAGTAGTAGTTCTCAACTTGATCATTCTGAAATCAAGTTACCTGATTATGCAGCAACTAGGCACCCACTCTTTGAGAACATTGAACAGAATGTTGCTTTTGATGTCAGTGCAAAGCTTCCCGATAATTCAAATTCTATATATATCATGCCCTCTGATATCAACAACTCAAGACACAGTGGTATTGAAAACCAATTAGAGAGGGATATCCCACCTGAGGAATTGAGTTTGTATTATTGTGATCCTCAGGGAGAAATTCAGGGACCATTTCTTGGAGTTGACATCATCTCATGGTTTGAGCAAGGATTTTTTGGAACTGACTTACTGGTTCGCGTTGAAGGTGCTCCTGAGGATTCACCTTTCTACGAATTGGGTGACGTAATGCCGCATTTAAAATTTGGACATATGTATGCCCGTAATACGGATCTCCCTAAGGTTGATCAACCTGCTGTATTAGAGGGGAAGTTGGAGTCTGGTTTACGCAGTTCTGTTAGTGAGCTTGTTTCTTCAGCTCCCCTTGATGGATTAAGCTGGCCATCATCTGATTTTGATGGTCTTGCTGCACAGCGTTTTCAGTCAAAAGTACCTGATCTGTCATATTCTCAAAGTGAAGACTTTAATGAATTTGTTGGTCAAAATGAAG AAACTTTGTTTCCAGGTAGACCCGGAAGTAGAGGCAATCCTATTGGAAAAACTTTGAGGGGCCCCACTGATCTTTCGAATACCAATCATCCCATTTCTAGTGAATTAATGGAGCCCAGGGCTCCGAGTCAGAAAGATAAAATGCACCCACTTGGTTTGTTATGGTCCGAGCTCGAAGGCACTTCAAGAAGGAATGATCAAATTCCAAATGTTCCTTTTAGCAGAGGTGGTCAGGATCAAATTCTAAACCCTTTAGCTGCAAGGGTTGCCCCATTTGGTTCAAGGACCGAGTCAACCTCTACTGCAGAAATGTGGGATGCTTATAGAAGAAATGCTCCTTCTGACCCAAACCTATATCAAGATGCCATGGATGCTCACCGCTTGTCGCACATGGACCGGGAACCAAATCATTTTGAATTGGCAGAAAAGCTGCTCTCTCAGCAACTTCAACAACATCCACATAGTTTACTGTCTGCTCATAACAGCCACTTGAATGAAGCAATGCTGGAAAGAGGGGCAAGCCATAATTCAGTACACCACCCACAGGTTGCCAGTCAAATTGAGCAGGATTTGGAACGCGTTATGGCCCTTCAGCTGCAGCACCAGAGACAGCTGCAGCTTCAACAACATCAGCAAATGCAGCAACAGCAACAGTTCCATCAACAGCAGATGCTACTGAAAGAACAACAACAGTCTCATGCTAGACAGTTGCTTCTTGAACAATTGTTGCAGAGTCAAATGTCTGATACTAACCGTGCACAGTCACGTCTTGATGCTACAAGGCCTAACAATTCTCTGGAACAGGTTTTGATGAAGCAGCAAATTCTAACTGAACTACAACGCTCTCACCTTCATCCAAGACATACTGAGCCATCAATTGAGCATCTCATTCAGGCTAAACTTGGTCAAATGCCACATCAAGGGCATCAAAATGATTTAATGGAACTCCTATCACGAGCAAAGCATGGACATATGCACCCTTTGGCTCATCAAATTCTTCAGCAAGAACAATTGCATAGCAGGCAGTTGCCTGTTGGATTAAGGCAACAATTGGAAATGGAGGAAGACAGGCATTCTGGTTCTGTATGGCCTGTAGATGAAGCTGGTCAGTTTCTCCGAATCCCAACCGATGCTCATCGATCCAACTCTGGATTTGGACCATTAGATTTTTACCAACAGCAACAGATACCATCTCCCGAAGAACATTTAAGTCACCTTGAACGGAATTTGTCTGTACAAGATAGATTCGCACATGGTCTCTATGACTCTGGATTGTTGCTGTTTGAACGATCAATGTCATTACCAGTTGGTGGTCCTGGATTAAAAATGGATGTTGCAAATCCACTTGTGCAGCAACAAAGTTTAGAAATGCAAGATCTGAATTCAAGAATGCAGTCAGGTGCTCAGATGGCTGGGTTCTCAAATGATGTCTACTCGCAATCTCCTCACCAGCATTTGGTTCCGAACCAGTTTCATGCTTTGCATCCAGATACCATTGAAAAACATTGGTCTAAAAGCAACGGTCAGGTACCTATGGATTGGATGGAATCCCGAATGAAGCAACTGAATCTCAATAGTGAGAGGGAAAAAAAGGATTTTGATATCAAACAGGTTTCCGAAGATCCTAGTATGTGGATGTCAGCTGGTATGAATGATGACAGTTCAAAGCGATTGCTTATGGAACTGCTTCATCCTAACTATGGCCAGCAGTCAACTGAGCAAGCAGAAATGCCCAATGGAATTGCACATGAGATACTGTCTGGTCATGTTCTTGGGACAAATTCAGCAAACCACTCAATTAATCCCCTATTGAATCAGGATATGAGTCAAAACCAAACCTTCTCTGTAGGGTCATTCGGTTCTACTTCAGTTCTGCTACCACAGAGAGATCTTGTGGATGAGAGGTCCCGTGTTCTTGCTGGTTGTGAAAGATTGCCCCACAAATCTCATTCTGGAGCGTTGGCTGAAGCTAATCCTCTCTTTTCCAGCATCGGTGATGTCTTCCAG AGGCACTCAGAGGCTCGAGAAAATGCTGTCGAGCAAGCTGGTCTGGCGGCTATAACAGGGGACATCCCAGTAAACATTCTCCGCAGGCCTACTTCACTTGGGACTGGAG GTGGTAATGTTGGCTTGTATGATGACAAGATTGGTACAGGTGACTCTTTGCCAGAGGAACCTGCTAAGGAACG GATGTCTGCAATGACATCAAAAAGGCCAGAAAACATTTTGCTGAAGCGTCCACCTGTCTCGCGAGCGTCATCTAGCCTGGAAGGGTTTTCTGAATTGACTTCTGATTCACTTGTTAGAGGGAAAAATCCTTCGAATGCCATGGTTTCTGAAG GGGGGACAGTAGAAGTTGGAGGCAACACAGCAAATCAAGCCCCTGACATCGTGACACCTGGAAAGAAAGATGTGCGCTTTAGGCGAACTGCCTCATGTAGTGATTCTGATGTTTCAGAGACATCATTCAGTGACATGGTTAAGAGTAGTGCGAAGAAGCCAACAGCCCAGGAGGCTCATGCTTCAGAATCATTAGATGGAACACAGGGTGTCGTCCGTAGCAGCAGcaagaaaaaagggaagaaaggaaGACAAATCGATCCAGCTCTTCTTGGATTCAAGGTCACAAGCAATCGCATCATGATGGGTGAGATACAGCGGATAGAAGATTAG